In the genome of Polaromonas vacuolata, the window CAGACGGCAGCTACACCTACGCACCAGACGCAGACTTCAACGGCCTAGATAACATTCGCTTCGCGCTGCGCGACAGCCAAGGCGCGCTCAGCAACGAAGCGACCTTGAACATCACCGTCACAGCCGTGAACGACGCACCTCGGGCCAATGCGGTAAGCGCCAGCTTGGCAGAGGATGGCAGCGTTGTCCTTAATCTGTTGGCTGCGGCCACGGATGTGGATGGTGATGTGCTGACAGTCGCTGTGACCTCCGCGCAATCTGGCACTTTGCTTAAAAACGCCAACGGCAGTTATAGCTACACACCAAGGGCTAACTTCAACGGCGCTGACAACTTCAGCTACACGGTGAGTGACGGCCAGCTCAGCCGAATAGGCTTGGTGCAACTTACCATCACTGCTGTCAACGATGTCGCGCTGGCTGTGAACGATAGCGCTCAGACCAAACAGGCTCAAGCTGTGCGCATTGATGTGCTGGCCAACGACAGCGATGTGGATAACGCCACCGGTCCACCGGTGTCAACGCAGCCATGCCCAAGTCCGCCAACGCCGGCCTGAGTGTGCGCGTGGTCGCCGCAGCTGCGCATGGCACGCTTAGCAGCAACACGGATGGTTCGCTCAACTACACACCTGATGCCGGCTTTGTCGGGGTTGACAGCTTTAGCTATGTGGCCAATGACGGCCAAGCCGACTCCAATCTGGCCAGCGTGAGCGTCACCGTCACTGCCAGCAACCACCCACCGGTGGCTGTGGACGATAGCGCCAGCTTGAATGAGGACGGCAGTATCACGCTAACTTTGCTGGCCAACGACAGCGACGCCGATGGCGATGCCTTGACACTCACGCTGCAAAGCCAACCCGCCCACGGCACTTTGCTGAAGAACGCTGTCGGCCAATACATCTACACACCGGTGGCTAATTGGAGTGGTGAGGACCGCTTTACTTACGCGCTGTTTGACGGCAAAGCCTGGTCCAACTTGACCACAGTGCGTCTGCTGGTCAGCGCCGTGGCCGACGCACCCCGGTTGGTTCTGACCGACATAGCTGCAAGCCCTCATGAACTGTTCCGAACCGGTTGGGAAAGCGTTGCCAATCAAAACACCAGCTCCAGCCTGCTGCAGCAGCGCACTTTGGAGGGCTGGACCTTGGTCACCTCGCTGGACAACAGCGCTTGTGCCAACAACGGTTTTGAGATCTGGAGTAGCGGTGACAAGATGGCGGACGCTAGCAACAAGCTACGCACGGTCAATGCCGCCAGCAATAACGGCAATAGCGGCAATAACTGGATGGAGCTCAACAACGCCAGTGGCAACATGCCTCAGACCCTAGGGATTGAACGCAGCCTCAGCACGCTGGCTGGCGCCCGCTACACGCTGAGTTTGGATGCAGCCGGTCGCATGGGCTACAGCGCAGACTACACCCGCATCGGCATTTATGTGGACGGTCAGCGCATAGGCGGCTGGGACGGCACCAGCGGTTCAGCGGCTTTGAACTGGCAGACATTGAGTTTTCAGTTTGTCGGCAAGGGCGGCCAGCAAACTATTCGGATTGCCACAGAAGCCAGCAAGTTAGACCCTAACGGCCGCGGCATGATGATTGACAATATCGCGCTGAACGAAGCCTTGGGCGCCAATACTGGCCTAGAAGATCAAGCGATTCGTCTGTCCAACATCAGCGCCGCGCTGAGCGATACGGACGGCTCAGAAATACTCTCTGTCAGCTTAGAAGCCCTGCCTATAGGCGCTACCCTAAGCGACGGCACACGCAGTTTTACCGCCAGGTCTGGCAACACCACAGCGGATATCAGCGGCTGGAATATGGCTTGCCTGAGCCTGCTGCCGCCAGCTGACTTCAACGGCACACTCAATTTAC includes:
- a CDS encoding tandem-95 repeat protein, with the translated sequence MPKSANAGLSVRVVAAAAHGTLSSNTDGSLNYTPDAGFVGVDSFSYVANDGQADSNLASVSVTVTASNHPPVAVDDSASLNEDGSITLTLLANDSDADGDALTLTLQSQPAHGTLLKNAVGQYIYTPVANWSGEDRFTYALFDGKAWSNLTTVRLLVSAVADAPRLVLTDIAASPHELFRTGWESVANQNTSSSLLQQRTLEGWTLVTSLDNSACANNGFEIWSSGDKMADASNKLRTVNAASNNGNSGNNWMELNNASGNMPQTLGIERSLSTLAGARYTLSLDAAGRMGYSADYTRIGIYVDGQRIGGWDGTSGSAALNWQTLSFQFVGKGGQQTIRIATEASKLDPNGRGMMIDNIALNEALGANTGLEDQAIRLSNISAALSDTDGSEILSVSLEALPIGATLSDGTRSFTARSGNTTADISGWNMACLSLLPPADFNGTLNLRVVATASEKVGGSRSSTSASLVVTVLAVNDAPRVLNASYQLLKDGTVRIDFSALIRDVDGDALSLSFTRPAHGTLTRNSDASYTYRPNRNYIGSDAFNYTISDGQLASSGAISLSVGQASVAIAVVGAAPLQDSCASIVLRSNYALAANSGSANANANANPQGSSSQFVDWSSNAVPISTLGNLAWVRDFLGATQDQRSLAERTGLSVRASL